A single window of Salvia splendens isolate huo1 chromosome 8, SspV2, whole genome shotgun sequence DNA harbors:
- the LOC121744354 gene encoding tubulin beta chain: protein MREILHIQGGQCGNQIGAKFWEVICDEHGIDQTGRYNGESDLQLERVNVYYNEASGGRYVPRAVLMDLEPGTMDSVRSGPYGQIFRPDNFVFGQSGAGNNWAKGHYTEGAELIDSVLDVVRKEAENCDCLQGFQVCHSLGGGTGSGMGTLLISKIREEYPDRMMLTFSVFPSPKVSDTVVEPYNATLSVHQLVENADECMVLDNEALYDICFRTLKLSTPTFGDLNHLISATMSGVTCCLRFPGQLNSDLRKLAVNLIPFPRLHFFMVGFAPLTSRGSQQYRALTVPELTQQMWDAKNMMCAADPRHGRYLTASAMFRGKMSTKEVDEQMINVQNKNSSYFVEWIPNNVKSSVCDIPPTGLKMASTFIGNSTSIQEMFRRVSEQFTAMFRRKAFLHWYTGEGMDEMEFTEAESNMNDLVAEYQQYQDATADDEEYEDEEEEV from the exons ATGAGAGAAATCCTGCACATCCAGGGCGGGCAATGCGGCAACCAGATCGGCGCCAAATTCTGGGAGGTGATCTGCGACGAGCACGGCATCGACCAGACCGGGAGATACAACGGCGAATCCGACCTCCAGCTCGAGCGCGTCAACGTCTACTATAACGAGGCCAGCGGCGGGAGGTACGTCCCACGCGCGGTGCTCATGGACCTCGAGCCCGGCACCATGGACTCCGTCAGATCCGGGCCCTACGGCCAGATTTTCAGGCCAGATAATTTCGTCTTCGGCCAGTCCGGCGCCGGGAATAATTGGGCTAAGGGGCATTACACCGAGGGGGCGGAGCTTATCGACTCCGTGCTCGACGTCGTGCGCAAGGAGGCGGAGAATTGTGACTGCTTGCAAG GATTTCAAGTATGTCACTCCTTGGGTGGAGGCACGGGATCCGGTATGGGAACCCTTCTCATCTCCAAGATCAGAGAGGAGTATCCAGACAGGATGATGTTAACATTCTCCGTCTTTCCATCTCCAAAGGTATCCGACACCGTTGTTGAGCCATACAATGCCACGCTGTCTGTTCATCAACTCGTTGAGAATGCAGACGAGTGTATGGTTTTGGATAACGAGGCCCTGTATGATATCTGCTTCCGCACTCTTAAGCTTTCAACTCCTACCT TTGGCGATCTCAACCACCTTATCTCTGCCACCATGAGTGGTGTCACATGCTGTCTCCGTTTCCCAGGCCAACTCAACTCTGACCTCAGGAAACTTGCTGTCAACCTTATCCCCTTCCCACGACTTCATTTCTTCATGGTTGGGTTCGCGCCCTTGACCTCCCGAGGCTCCCAGCAGTACAGGGCTCTCACAGTGCCCGAACTCACTCAGCAGATGTGGGATGCAAAGAACATGATGTGCGCAGCAGACCCACGCCACGGACGCTACTTGACTGCCTCAGCCATGTTCCGTGGCAAGATGAGCACCAAAGAAGTCGACGAGCAGATGATCAACGTGCAGAACAAGAATTCATCCTATTTTGTTGAGTGGATCCCCAACAACGTGAAGTCCAGTGTCTGTGACATCCCTCCCACAGGTCTGAAAATGGCTTCCACCTTCATCGGAAACTCCACCTCGATCCAGGAGATGTTCAGACGCGTGAGCGAGCAGTTCACTGCAATGTTCAGGCGCAAGGCTTTCTTGCATTGGTACACTGGTGAAGGGATGGACGAGATGGAGTTCACTGAGGCTGAAAGCAACATGAATGACCTTGTGGCAGAGTATCAGCAGTACCAGGATGCGACGGCCGATGATGAGGAGTATGAGGACGAAGAGGAGGAAGTTTGA
- the LOC121744156 gene encoding putative germin-like protein 2-1 has protein sequence MAISILLILILTTITSTNYLTLAHESSPLQDFCVADFKSPVRVNGFTCLDPKQVKADHFHFRGLHIPGNTSNPMGSFINRPTVFEIPGLNTLGISTVRVDYAPRGVVPPHRHPRAAEVLTVLEGTVLAGFVTSDPENKLISKVLHKGDVFAFPFGLIHFQHNVGENDAVTIAFLSSQNPGVIAIANAVFGSDPSIDVDVLAKAFQVDHAIVDKLQAPYKL, from the exons ATGGCAATATCAATACTATTAATCCTAATTCTTACAACAATCACTAGCACTAATTATCTTACCCTAGCCCATGAATCGAGCCCTCTTCAAGATTTTTGTGTTGCCGATTTCAAAAGTCCAG TGAGGGTGAACGGTTTCACTTGCCTAGATCCTAAGCAAGTGAAGGCCGACCACTTCCATTTCCGGGGCCTACACATCCCCGGAAACACCTCAAATCCCATGGGATCCTTCATAAACCGCCCCACCGTCTTCGAGATCCCGGGGCTCAACACTCTCGGTATCTCCACAGTGCGCGTGGACTACGCGCCCCGGGGGGTGGTCCCACCCCACCGCCACCCCCGTGCCGCTGAGGTACTGACGGTGCTTGAGGGCACCGTGCTCGCGGGATTCGTGACCTCGGACCCCGAGAACAAGCTCATCTCGAAAGTGCTGCATAAGGGCGATGTTTTCGCGTTTCCATTCGGATTGATTCATTTTCAACATAATGTTGGGGAAAATGATGCCGTTACAATTGCGTTTTTGAGCAGCCAAAATCCCGGCGTGATCGCCATCGCAAACGCCGTATTCGGCTCTGATCCATCGATCGATGTTGATGTGTTAGCCAAAGCTTTCCAGGTCGATCATGCCATTGTTGATAAGCTACAAGCTCCTTATAAATTAtaa